The following are from one region of the Variovorax sp. V213 genome:
- a CDS encoding SURF1 family protein has translation MTPLPPDHSTPSLDTPASRQRSAAARVALAVCAALAFAGFFALGTWQVERRAWKLDLIARVEQRVHAPPADAPGRDRWPQVNAAADEYRRVRLAGTFLHDKETLVQASTRLGAGFWVLTPLRAADGSIVLVNRGFVPPEAQGRPARAASEPQGETTVTGLLRITEPKGGFLRKNEPAAQRWFSRDVQAIAAARGLGNVAPYFVDADAAPSSSSTAPAWPAGGLTVIAFPNSHLVYALTWYGLALMVLGAAGYAWREGRRRRSGENTANAQASSRPDARHD, from the coding sequence TTGACGCCCCTGCCGCCAGACCACAGCACCCCAAGCCTCGACACGCCGGCCAGCCGCCAGCGCTCCGCGGCGGCCCGGGTGGCACTGGCGGTCTGCGCGGCACTGGCCTTTGCCGGCTTCTTCGCGCTCGGCACCTGGCAGGTCGAGCGCCGGGCCTGGAAGCTCGATCTCATCGCCCGCGTCGAACAGCGCGTGCACGCCCCGCCCGCCGATGCGCCCGGGCGCGATCGCTGGCCGCAAGTGAACGCGGCCGCCGACGAATACCGGCGCGTGCGCCTCGCCGGCACCTTTCTCCACGACAAGGAAACCCTGGTGCAGGCCAGCACCCGGCTGGGCGCCGGCTTCTGGGTGCTGACGCCGCTGCGCGCTGCCGATGGCAGCATCGTGCTGGTCAACCGCGGCTTCGTGCCACCCGAAGCGCAGGGCCGCCCGGCGCGCGCGGCCTCCGAGCCCCAGGGCGAAACCACCGTGACCGGGCTGCTGCGCATCACCGAACCCAAGGGCGGTTTCCTGCGCAAGAACGAGCCGGCCGCGCAGCGCTGGTTCTCGCGCGACGTGCAGGCCATTGCCGCCGCACGCGGCCTCGGCAACGTGGCGCCGTACTTCGTCGATGCGGATGCCGCGCCGTCTTCGTCCAGCACGGCCCCTGCCTGGCCCGCCGGCGGCCTCACGGTCATCGCCTTTCCCAACAGCCACCTTGTCTACGCCCTCACCTGGTATGGCCTCGCGCTGATGGTCCTGGGCGCCGCCGGGTACGCCTGGCGCGAGGGGCGCAGGCGCCGCAGCGGCGAAAATACCGCCAATGCCCAAGCCAGCTCCCGTCCAGATGCCCGCCACGACTGA
- a CDS encoding HAD family hydrolase has product MFAAAIFDMDGLLIDSERPIMAAWIEAARTLDIELSHSQYLQVVGLATAESELILGTLLGGPDAYRHAIAHVRKLLQLQRADGLPMFPIKPGAAEFLGALRQRGTRCAVASSSTSGQIQACLGSLDVLHHFDAFAGGDEVARAKPDPALYLLAAQRLGVDPAECVAFEDSENGAKAALAAGLRVVIVPDLKHPPTSIVERAFHVLDSLHEAVAHVPRWFPGQVMRT; this is encoded by the coding sequence ATGTTCGCCGCCGCCATCTTCGACATGGACGGGCTGCTCATCGATTCGGAGCGGCCCATCATGGCTGCCTGGATCGAAGCGGCCCGCACGCTCGACATCGAGCTTTCGCACAGCCAGTATCTGCAGGTGGTGGGCCTCGCGACCGCAGAGTCCGAGCTGATTCTCGGCACGCTGCTCGGCGGGCCCGACGCCTATCGCCATGCCATCGCCCACGTCCGCAAACTGCTGCAACTGCAGCGCGCGGACGGCCTTCCGATGTTTCCCATCAAGCCCGGCGCGGCCGAGTTCCTGGGTGCGCTGCGGCAGCGGGGAACGCGCTGTGCCGTGGCGTCGTCTTCGACCAGCGGCCAGATCCAGGCCTGCCTTGGGAGCCTCGACGTGCTTCACCATTTCGACGCCTTCGCAGGCGGCGACGAGGTGGCCCGGGCGAAGCCCGACCCGGCGCTCTACCTGCTCGCGGCACAGCGCCTGGGCGTGGACCCGGCGGAATGCGTGGCCTTCGAGGACAGCGAGAACGGCGCCAAGGCCGCGCTGGCGGCGGGCCTCAGGGTCGTGATCGTGCCGGACCTCAAGCACCCGCCCACTTCGATCGTCGAGCGGGCGTTCCATGTGCTCGACTCCCTGCACGAGGCCGTCGCGCATGTGCCGCGATGGTTTCCCGGCCAGGTGATGCGCACATGA
- the cyoA gene encoding ubiquinol oxidase subunit II codes for MPTLHSLRRWLLLLPLALLAGCNTVLMNPSGDIANQQGRLIVVSTVLMLIIIIPVIALTIFFAWRYRQSNKEADYSPDWDHSTQLELAIWAAPLLIIIALGAITWISTHTLDPYRPLSRLDAERPVPAEAKPLVVEVVALDWKWLFIYPEQGFATVNEMAAPVDRPITFKITATSVMNSFFIPALAGQIYAMPAMETKLHAVINKPGEFEGFSANYSGAGFSGMRFKFHGLTHDGFEEWVKKAKAGKDGELSRETYVKLEAPSERDPVRHYASVAPDLYDAILNRCVDRNKMCMKQMMAIDAEGGLGKPGAFNVATKATAWQPDSINSSSPTRKYVTAMCTTEE; via the coding sequence ATGCCCACCCTCCACTCCCTTCGCCGATGGCTCCTGTTGCTCCCCCTCGCCTTGCTGGCGGGCTGCAACACGGTGCTCATGAACCCTTCCGGCGACATCGCCAACCAGCAGGGACGCCTGATCGTCGTCTCCACCGTGCTGATGCTGATCATCATCATTCCGGTGATCGCGCTGACCATCTTCTTCGCCTGGCGCTACCGCCAGTCGAACAAGGAGGCCGACTACAGCCCCGACTGGGACCACTCCACCCAGCTCGAGCTCGCGATCTGGGCCGCGCCGCTTCTGATCATCATCGCGCTGGGCGCCATCACGTGGATCAGCACCCACACGCTCGATCCGTACCGGCCGCTGAGCCGCCTGGACGCCGAGCGCCCGGTTCCCGCCGAAGCCAAGCCGCTGGTGGTCGAAGTGGTGGCACTCGACTGGAAATGGCTCTTCATCTACCCTGAACAAGGCTTTGCCACGGTGAATGAAATGGCCGCACCGGTCGACCGGCCGATCACTTTCAAGATCACGGCCACCTCGGTGATGAACTCTTTCTTCATTCCCGCGCTGGCCGGGCAGATCTACGCCATGCCGGCCATGGAAACCAAGCTGCACGCGGTTATCAACAAGCCGGGCGAGTTCGAGGGCTTCTCGGCCAACTACAGCGGCGCGGGCTTCTCGGGCATGCGCTTCAAGTTCCACGGCCTGACCCACGACGGCTTTGAAGAGTGGGTGAAAAAGGCCAAGGCCGGCAAGGACGGCGAGCTCAGCCGCGAAACCTACGTGAAGCTCGAAGCGCCGAGCGAGCGCGATCCCGTGCGCCACTACGCCAGCGTGGCGCCCGACCTGTATGACGCCATCCTCAACCGTTGCGTCGACCGCAACAAGATGTGCATGAAGCAGATGATGGCCATCGACGCCGAGGGCGGCCTGGGCAAGCCCGGCGCCTTCAATGTGGCCACCAAGGCAACCGCCTGGCAGCCCGACAGCATCAATTCCAGTTCGCCGACGCGCAAGTACGTCACGGCAATGTGCACCACCGAAGAATGA
- a CDS encoding amino acid ABC transporter permease, protein MPLFDYSLLLTGKYHDMLVAGLLLSLQLLAASLVLALPIAMVVALLRLSPLAPLRWLGFAYVETIRNIPLLAHMLFWYFGAPELLPEGIKQWLYAGHIEAYSAIIALSLYTAAFMAEDIRSGIRAIPTVQFEAGRALGFGFLGTMRRVVLPQALRVTVPPLISQTLSLWKNTSIATVIGVAELMYQAGQVESATFRSFESFAFASAAYLTVSLAITGLATWYHHRFPVRTI, encoded by the coding sequence ATGCCCCTGTTCGACTATTCGCTGCTGCTGACCGGCAAGTACCACGACATGCTGGTCGCGGGCCTGCTGCTGTCGCTGCAGCTGCTGGCGGCTTCGCTGGTGCTGGCGCTGCCCATTGCAATGGTGGTGGCGCTGCTTCGGCTCTCCCCGCTCGCACCGCTGCGCTGGCTGGGCTTCGCGTACGTGGAGACGATCCGCAACATCCCGCTGCTCGCCCACATGCTGTTCTGGTACTTCGGCGCGCCCGAGCTGCTGCCGGAGGGCATCAAGCAGTGGCTCTATGCGGGGCATATCGAGGCCTACAGCGCCATCATCGCGCTCTCGCTCTACACAGCCGCCTTCATGGCGGAGGACATCCGCAGCGGCATCCGCGCGATTCCCACGGTGCAGTTCGAGGCCGGCCGCGCGCTGGGCTTCGGCTTTCTGGGCACCATGCGCCGCGTGGTGCTGCCGCAGGCGTTGCGCGTGACGGTGCCGCCGCTCATCTCGCAAACGCTGAGCCTCTGGAAGAACACCTCGATCGCGACCGTGATCGGCGTGGCCGAACTGATGTACCAGGCCGGGCAGGTCGAGAGCGCAACCTTCCGCAGCTTCGAGTCGTTCGCGTTCGCGAGCGCGGCGTACCTGACGGTGTCGCTTGCGATCACCGGCCTCGCCACCTGGTACCACCACCGCTTTCCGGTGCGAACCATATGA
- a CDS encoding amino acid ABC transporter permease: MLEIISDYWVYFLIGQYPNGPLGGLVLTLLLASCGLVLALPLGIVLGLARVSPWRWLRWPVTGFVFVVRGLPLLMVIFWAYFFLPSVTGVKTDQFTTMLIALVVFDAAYLAEIVRAGIQGLPRGQMETARALGLDYGRAMRLVVLPQALRSMLPSLVNQFVSTIKETSLGYIIGLAEVSFIATQINTQVFTKPAQIYLILGLTYFILCFGLSRFAYWLERRLARRGMSVANPASAPKVSA; encoded by the coding sequence ATGCTAGAGATCATCAGCGACTATTGGGTCTACTTCCTGATCGGGCAGTACCCGAACGGGCCGCTCGGCGGGCTGGTGCTGACGCTGCTGCTCGCCTCCTGCGGGCTGGTGCTCGCGCTGCCGCTGGGCATCGTGCTCGGGCTGGCGCGCGTGAGCCCGTGGCGCTGGCTGCGCTGGCCGGTCACGGGCTTCGTCTTCGTGGTGCGCGGCCTTCCCTTGCTGATGGTGATTTTCTGGGCCTACTTCTTCCTGCCCAGCGTGACGGGCGTGAAAACCGACCAGTTCACCACCATGCTGATCGCGCTCGTGGTGTTCGACGCGGCGTACCTCGCCGAGATCGTGCGCGCCGGCATCCAGGGCCTGCCGCGCGGCCAGATGGAAACCGCCCGCGCGCTGGGCCTGGACTATGGCCGCGCGATGCGCCTCGTGGTGCTGCCGCAGGCGCTGCGCAGCATGCTGCCCTCGCTGGTGAACCAGTTCGTCTCGACCATCAAGGAGACCTCGCTGGGCTACATCATCGGGCTGGCCGAGGTGTCGTTCATCGCGACGCAGATCAACACGCAGGTGTTCACCAAGCCGGCCCAGATCTACCTGATCCTGGGCCTGACCTATTTCATTCTCTGTTTCGGCCTGTCGCGCTTCGCCTACTGGCTCGAACGCCGTCTCGCGCGGCGCGGCATGTCCGTGGCCAACCCCGCCTCGGCCCCCAAGGTGTCCGCATGA
- a CDS encoding MFS transporter: MTTTSSISPQGAQPVPNTSGNGASQSDADHPHIAPGEIAVGVIIGRASEYFDFFVYGIASVLVFPAVFFPFEARLEGTLYAFVVFSFAFIARPFGTVISMAIQRRFGREAKLTIALFVLGTSTAGIAFLPGYASIGFTSIVLLSVFRFAQGLALGGSWDGLPSLLALNAPQNRRGWYAMLGQLGAPLGFFVASALFAYLYANLPLKDFLDWGWRYTFYVAFAINVVALFARLRLVATEEYSRLLEERELQPTSVVELTRSQGANLLIGAFAALASYALFHLITVFPLSWITLYSDQSITEFLVVQMIGAVFCAGGIVASGLIADRVGRRFTLGGLAAMIAVFSGFAPTLLDGGRLGQDIFILLGFVLLGLSYGQAAGAVTSNFEPKYRYTGAALTADLAWLIGAAFAPLVALGLSANFGLAYVSVYLLSGAVGTLAALGLNRALVRD; encoded by the coding sequence ATGACGACGACGTCCAGCATCAGTCCGCAAGGCGCACAGCCTGTGCCGAACACGTCCGGAAACGGCGCCAGCCAGAGCGACGCCGATCACCCGCACATCGCCCCGGGCGAGATCGCGGTCGGCGTGATCATCGGCCGCGCTTCCGAGTATTTCGACTTCTTCGTCTACGGCATTGCCTCGGTGCTGGTGTTCCCCGCGGTGTTCTTCCCGTTCGAGGCGCGCCTCGAGGGAACCCTCTACGCCTTCGTGGTTTTTTCCTTCGCCTTCATTGCGCGCCCGTTCGGAACTGTCATTTCAATGGCCATCCAGCGACGGTTCGGGCGAGAGGCCAAGCTGACCATTGCGCTGTTCGTGCTGGGAACCTCCACTGCGGGCATTGCCTTCCTGCCAGGCTACGCGAGCATCGGATTCACGTCGATCGTGCTGCTGTCGGTCTTCCGCTTTGCCCAGGGCCTGGCGCTCGGCGGCTCGTGGGACGGCCTGCCTTCGCTGCTGGCGCTCAATGCGCCGCAGAACCGCCGCGGCTGGTACGCCATGCTGGGCCAGCTGGGTGCGCCGCTCGGCTTTTTCGTGGCCAGCGCGCTGTTCGCCTACCTGTATGCCAACCTGCCGCTCAAGGACTTCCTCGACTGGGGCTGGCGCTACACCTTCTACGTGGCCTTTGCGATCAACGTGGTGGCGCTGTTCGCGCGCCTGCGGCTGGTGGCGACCGAAGAGTATTCGCGCCTGCTCGAAGAGCGCGAGCTGCAGCCCACCAGCGTGGTCGAGCTGACCCGCTCGCAGGGCGCCAACCTGCTGATCGGCGCGTTCGCGGCGCTGGCCAGCTATGCGCTCTTCCACCTGATCACGGTGTTCCCGCTGTCGTGGATCACGCTGTACTCCGACCAGTCGATCACCGAGTTCCTGGTGGTGCAGATGATCGGCGCGGTGTTCTGCGCCGGCGGCATCGTGGCCTCCGGCCTGATTGCCGACCGCGTGGGACGCCGTTTCACGCTCGGCGGCCTGGCCGCGATGATCGCGGTGTTCAGCGGCTTTGCGCCCACGCTGCTCGACGGCGGCCGCCTCGGGCAGGACATCTTCATCCTGCTGGGCTTCGTGCTGCTGGGCTTGTCATACGGCCAGGCGGCCGGCGCGGTGACCTCGAACTTCGAGCCCAAGTACCGCTACACCGGCGCCGCACTGACGGCCGACCTGGCGTGGCTCATCGGCGCCGCCTTTGCCCCGCTGGTGGCGCTCGGCCTGTCGGCGAATTTCGGGCTGGCCTATGTGAGCGTGTATCTGCTGTCGGGTGCGGTTGGCACGCTGGCGGCGCTGGGGCTGAACCGGGCGCTGGTGCGCGACTGA
- the cyoB gene encoding cytochrome o ubiquinol oxidase subunit I, with translation MFENLDLTKLVFGRLTWEAIPYHEPILLATFAAVVLGGLAILGALTYFKLWGTLWRDWITSIDHKKIGIMYIILGLVMLLRGFADAIMMRAQQAIAFGDNAGFLPPHHYDQIFTAHGVIMIFFVAMPLVTGLMNFVVPLQIGARDVAFPFLNNFSFWMTTFGAGLVMASLFVGEFAKTGWLAYPPLSGILFSPDVGVDYYIWSLQIAGVGTLLSGVNLLATIVKMRAPGMTMMKMPVFTWTALCTNVLIVAAFPVLTAVLALLSLDRYVGTNFFTNDLGGNAMMYVNLIWIWGHPEVYILILPAFGIFSEVVSTFSGKRLFGYASMVYATVVITILSYLVWLHHFFTMGSGASVNSFFGITTMIISIPTGAKIFNWLFTMYRGRIRFELPMMWTIGFMITFVIGGMTGVLLAVPPADFVLHNSLFLIAHFHNVIIGGVLFGMLAGITYWFPKAFGYKLDPFWGKCSFWFWIVGFWFAFMPLYILGLMGVTRRMSHFQDMSLQIWFQVAAFGAVLIALGIASFLIQLVVSYIRRDSLRDTTGDPWNGRTLEWSTSSPPPAYNFAFTPRIHDNDAWTDMKRRGYARPIEGFTPIHMPKNTAAGFVIAALAAVCGFALIWQMWLVAGIGFFAMLAAVIIHTFNYKRDYHIPADEVVRTEDARTRLLAAAHV, from the coding sequence ATGTTCGAGAACCTTGACCTGACGAAGCTCGTCTTCGGCCGCCTCACGTGGGAGGCAATTCCCTACCACGAGCCCATCCTGCTTGCGACCTTTGCGGCCGTGGTGCTGGGCGGACTTGCCATCCTCGGCGCGCTGACCTACTTCAAGCTCTGGGGCACCCTGTGGCGCGACTGGATCACCAGCATCGACCACAAGAAGATCGGCATCATGTACATCATCCTCGGGCTGGTGATGCTGCTGCGCGGCTTTGCCGACGCGATCATGATGCGGGCCCAGCAGGCCATCGCCTTCGGCGACAACGCCGGCTTCCTGCCGCCGCACCACTACGACCAGATCTTCACCGCCCACGGCGTGATCATGATCTTCTTCGTGGCCATGCCGCTGGTCACGGGCCTCATGAACTTCGTGGTGCCGCTGCAGATCGGCGCACGCGACGTGGCCTTCCCGTTCCTGAACAACTTCAGCTTCTGGATGACCACCTTCGGTGCCGGCCTGGTGATGGCGTCGCTTTTCGTGGGCGAGTTCGCCAAGACCGGCTGGCTGGCCTACCCGCCGCTGTCGGGCATTCTCTTCAGCCCCGACGTGGGGGTCGACTACTACATCTGGTCATTGCAGATAGCGGGGGTGGGAACCCTGCTCTCCGGCGTCAACCTGCTGGCCACCATCGTGAAGATGCGCGCGCCCGGCATGACGATGATGAAGATGCCGGTGTTCACCTGGACTGCTCTCTGCACCAACGTGCTGATCGTGGCTGCCTTCCCGGTGCTGACCGCCGTGCTGGCCCTGCTGTCGCTCGACCGCTACGTCGGCACCAACTTCTTCACGAACGACCTCGGCGGCAACGCCATGATGTACGTGAACCTGATCTGGATCTGGGGCCACCCCGAGGTGTACATCCTGATCCTGCCGGCCTTCGGCATCTTCTCGGAGGTGGTCTCCACCTTCTCCGGCAAGCGCCTCTTCGGCTACGCGTCGATGGTGTACGCCACGGTCGTGATCACCATCCTGTCGTACCTGGTGTGGCTGCACCACTTCTTCACCATGGGCTCCGGCGCCAGCGTGAACTCGTTCTTCGGCATCACGACGATGATCATCTCGATCCCGACGGGCGCGAAGATCTTCAACTGGCTCTTCACCATGTACCGCGGCCGCATCCGCTTCGAGCTGCCCATGATGTGGACCATCGGCTTCATGATCACCTTCGTGATCGGCGGCATGACGGGCGTGCTGCTCGCGGTGCCCCCGGCCGACTTCGTGCTGCACAACAGCCTGTTCCTGATCGCCCACTTCCACAACGTGATCATCGGCGGCGTGCTGTTCGGCATGCTGGCCGGCATCACTTACTGGTTCCCAAAGGCCTTCGGCTACAAGCTCGATCCGTTCTGGGGCAAGTGCTCGTTCTGGTTCTGGATCGTGGGCTTCTGGTTCGCCTTCATGCCGCTGTACATCCTGGGCCTGATGGGCGTCACGCGCCGCATGAGCCACTTCCAGGACATGTCGCTGCAGATCTGGTTCCAGGTCGCCGCCTTCGGCGCCGTGCTGATCGCGCTGGGCATCGCATCGTTCCTGATCCAGCTGGTGGTGAGCTACATCCGCCGCGACTCGCTGCGCGACACCACGGGCGACCCGTGGAATGGCCGCACGCTCGAATGGTCGACCTCGTCGCCGCCGCCAGCCTACAACTTCGCGTTCACGCCGCGCATCCACGACAACGACGCTTGGACCGACATGAAGCGCCGCGGCTACGCCCGCCCGATCGAAGGCTTCACGCCCATCCACATGCCCAAGAACACGGCTGCCGGCTTCGTCATCGCGGCGCTGGCGGCGGTCTGCGGCTTCGCGCTGATCTGGCAGATGTGGCTCGTGGCGGGCATCGGCTTCTTCGCCATGCTGGCGGCCGTGATCATCCATACCTTCAACTACAAGCGCGACTACCACATCCCCGCGGATGAAGTCGTCCGCACCGAAGACGCCCGCACGCGACTCCTGGCAGCAGCCCATGTCTGA
- the cyoC gene encoding cytochrome o ubiquinol oxidase subunit III → MSDTTALHSPAGVHAHSDQTGKPPVFELFHVGNDHHPENGTLLGFWLYLMSDCLVFACLFATYGVLGRSYAAGPSGADLFDLPLVAINTSLLLFSSITYGFAVLEMQRKRMGGTLAWLFVTGLLGAGFIGLELYEFAHLIHEGAGPQRSAFLSSFFALVGTHGLHVTFGIVWLIVLMIQLPKHGFTAANRRRLMCLSMFWHFLDVVWIGVFTFVYLMGSMQ, encoded by the coding sequence ATGTCTGATACCACCGCCCTCCACTCTCCCGCGGGCGTCCACGCCCACAGCGACCAGACGGGCAAGCCGCCCGTGTTCGAGCTGTTCCACGTCGGCAACGACCACCACCCCGAAAACGGCACGCTGCTGGGCTTTTGGCTCTACCTGATGAGCGACTGCCTGGTTTTCGCCTGCCTGTTCGCGACCTATGGCGTGCTGGGCCGCAGCTACGCGGCCGGCCCCTCGGGCGCCGACCTGTTCGACCTCCCGCTGGTGGCCATCAACACATCGCTGCTGCTCTTCTCGTCCATCACCTATGGCTTCGCGGTGCTCGAGATGCAGCGCAAGCGCATGGGCGGCACGCTGGCGTGGCTGTTCGTCACCGGCCTGCTGGGCGCGGGCTTCATCGGCCTGGAGCTGTACGAGTTCGCGCACCTGATCCACGAAGGCGCGGGCCCGCAGCGCAGCGCCTTCCTGTCGTCGTTCTTCGCGCTGGTCGGCACCCACGGCCTGCACGTGACCTTCGGCATCGTCTGGCTCATCGTGCTGATGATCCAGCTGCCCAAGCACGGCTTCACCGCCGCGAACCGCCGCCGCCTGATGTGCCTGTCGATGTTCTGGCACTTCCTGGACGTGGTCTGGATCGGCGTCTTCACTTTTGTCTATCTGATGGGATCGATGCAATGA
- a CDS encoding isopenicillin N synthase family dioxygenase, whose translation MTDMQTLPVIDVGPLVAGTPGRDSVAAQIGAACRAHGFFYVTGHGVDAALVHRLEDLSHQFFALPEATKMQWRMALGGRAWRGFFPLGGELTSGRPDWKEGLYLGTELPASHPLVQAKTPVHGPNLFPDVPGLREAILDYMAAVTQLGHRLMEGIALSLGLPAAYFAERYTADPLILFRLFNYPSQPVPEGLDVQWGVGEHTDYGLLTILHQDDVGGLAVHTPGGWIDAPPIPGSFVCNIGDMLDRMTGGLYKSTPHRVRRNTSGRDRLSFPLFFDPNFEARVQRIEGLAGAEALDDSAERWDRANVHAFSGRYGDYLLAKVSKVFPQLRDEVL comes from the coding sequence ATGACCGATATGCAGACGCTCCCCGTGATCGACGTCGGCCCGCTCGTGGCCGGAACGCCCGGGCGTGACAGCGTGGCCGCGCAGATCGGCGCCGCCTGCCGCGCGCACGGCTTCTTCTACGTGACGGGCCACGGCGTCGATGCAGCGCTGGTGCACCGGCTCGAAGACCTGAGCCACCAATTCTTCGCACTGCCCGAAGCAACGAAGATGCAATGGCGCATGGCCCTGGGCGGGCGCGCCTGGCGCGGCTTCTTCCCGCTCGGCGGCGAACTCACGTCGGGCCGGCCCGACTGGAAGGAAGGCCTCTACCTCGGCACCGAGCTGCCCGCCTCGCATCCGCTGGTGCAGGCGAAGACACCGGTGCACGGGCCCAACCTCTTCCCCGACGTGCCGGGCTTGCGCGAAGCCATCCTCGACTACATGGCGGCCGTCACGCAGCTGGGCCACCGGCTGATGGAAGGCATTGCGCTGAGCCTCGGCCTGCCGGCAGCGTATTTTGCCGAGCGCTACACGGCCGATCCGCTGATCCTGTTCCGCCTGTTCAACTACCCCTCGCAGCCCGTGCCCGAAGGGCTCGACGTGCAGTGGGGCGTGGGCGAGCACACGGACTACGGCCTGCTCACCATCCTGCACCAGGACGACGTGGGCGGCCTCGCCGTGCACACGCCCGGCGGCTGGATCGATGCGCCGCCGATTCCGGGCTCCTTCGTCTGCAACATCGGCGACATGCTCGACCGCATGACCGGCGGGCTCTACAAGTCGACGCCGCACCGCGTGAGGCGCAACACCTCGGGCCGCGACCGGCTCTCGTTCCCGCTGTTCTTCGACCCGAACTTCGAGGCCCGCGTGCAGCGCATCGAAGGCCTCGCGGGCGCGGAGGCGCTCGACGACAGCGCCGAGCGCTGGGACCGTGCCAATGTGCACGCCTTCAGCGGCCGCTACGGCGACTACCTGCTCGCCAAGGTTTCGAAAGTGTTTCCGCAGTTGCGCGACGAGGTGCTCTGA
- a CDS encoding amino acid ABC transporter ATP-binding protein encodes MIELQNVNKWYGSYQALVDINETIHKGEVVVVCGPSGSGKSTLIRTFNRLEPIQSGRILIEGKDIHAPGTDVNAFRSRIGFVFQQFNLFPHLTVLQNCTMAPMQLRGLTRKEAEERAMALLQRVGLANKANAWPSELSGGQQQRVAIARALAMQPPLMLFDEPTSALDPEMVGEVLLVMRDLTRDGMTMVCVTHEMGFAREVADRVLFMDEGKVLERATPDDFFNRPQHPRAQQFLSDIRSPFSRGA; translated from the coding sequence ATGATCGAACTCCAGAACGTCAACAAGTGGTACGGCAGCTATCAAGCCCTGGTCGACATCAACGAGACCATCCACAAGGGCGAGGTGGTCGTGGTGTGCGGCCCCTCGGGCTCCGGCAAGTCGACGCTGATCCGCACCTTCAACCGGCTGGAGCCGATCCAGTCGGGCCGCATTCTCATCGAAGGCAAGGACATCCACGCGCCGGGCACCGATGTGAATGCGTTCCGCTCGCGCATCGGCTTCGTGTTCCAGCAGTTCAACCTGTTCCCGCATCTCACGGTGCTGCAGAACTGCACGATGGCGCCGATGCAGCTGCGCGGCCTCACACGCAAGGAGGCCGAGGAGCGCGCGATGGCGCTGCTGCAGCGTGTGGGCCTTGCGAACAAGGCCAACGCCTGGCCCAGCGAGCTCTCGGGCGGCCAGCAGCAGCGCGTGGCAATCGCGCGCGCACTTGCCATGCAGCCGCCGCTGATGCTGTTCGACGAGCCCACCAGTGCGCTCGACCCCGAGATGGTGGGCGAGGTGCTGCTGGTGATGCGCGACCTCACGCGCGACGGCATGACCATGGTCTGCGTGACACACGAAATGGGCTTTGCGCGCGAGGTGGCCGACCGGGTGCTGTTCATGGACGAGGGCAAGGTGCTCGAACGCGCCACACCCGACGACTTCTTCAACCGGCCGCAGCACCCCCGCGCGCAGCAGTTTCTTTCGGACATCCGCTCGCCCTTCTCGCGCGGCGCATGA
- the cyoD gene encoding cytochrome o ubiquinol oxidase subunit IV: protein MSAATNNAAHGHGAHDDHHDDGPVSHSTFKGYMTGFVLAVILTAIPFWLVMGKVLASTHTTSLVILGFAAVQIVVHMIYFLHMDAKSESGWNMLALIFTIVLVVITLAGSLWVMYHMNANMMPMSVHDMKNMP from the coding sequence ATGAGCGCCGCCACCAACAACGCCGCCCACGGCCATGGCGCGCACGACGACCATCACGACGACGGCCCCGTCAGCCACAGCACTTTCAAGGGCTACATGACCGGCTTCGTGCTGGCCGTGATCCTGACCGCGATTCCGTTCTGGCTCGTGATGGGCAAGGTGCTCGCCAGCACGCACACCACCTCGCTCGTCATCCTGGGCTTTGCCGCGGTGCAGATCGTGGTCCACATGATCTATTTCCTGCACATGGACGCCAAGTCCGAGAGCGGCTGGAACATGCTCGCGCTGATCTTCACGATCGTGCTCGTGGTGATCACGCTGGCCGGATCGCTCTGGGTCATGTACCACATGAACGCCAACATGATGCCGATGTCGGTGCACGACATGAAGAACATGCCTTGA